The genomic segment TGTTTTGATCGTGGGCTGTGGCGATGTGGGGCTGCGCACGGCGGGTCAATTGGGGGCGCCGCAAAGCCAACGGGTGCGCTTGATGGCCTTGACCTCATCGCCCGAGCGGGTGCGTTTGCTGCGGGCCTGTGGCATCACCCCCTTGCTTGGCAACCTCGACGATGCGGCCAGTCTGAAGCGCTTGGCAGGCATCGCGCACCGGGTCATTCACTTGGCGCCACCGCCAACCGATCGCAGGGGGGCGTCTGAGCGCGACCCGCGCAGTTTGGCCTTGGTGCAAGCGCTGCGCTTGCGCTCACCACCGCATGCCCTGGTTTATGGGTCCACCACCGGCGTTTATGGCGACTGCGGTGGCCGGAGGGTGGATGAAACCCGGACCGCGAACCCGCACACCCCCCGCGCTCAGCGCCGGGTCGATGCCGAAAACCTGATGCGTTTTTTGGGTCGCAGCGGGGTGCGCGTCAGTGTGCTGCGCATCCCGGGCATTTACGCCCCTGACCGCGACGGCGGCACACCGCGTGAGCGCTTGATCAAGGGCACGCCCGTGTTGGTGGCCAAGGAGGATGTGTACACCAACCACATCCACGCCGACGATCTGGCCCGCGCCTGCGCCGCCGCTTTGTGGCGTGGCAAGCCCCAGCGCGTGGTCAACGTCACCGACGACACCGACCTCAAAATGGGCGATTACTTCGACCTGGCCGCCAGCCTGTATGGCTTGCCCAAACCGCCTCGGATATCGCGCCTCGATGCCAACACGGCGCTGCCCCTGATGCTGCTGAGCTTCATGAGCGAGTCCCGACGTCTGGACAACACCCGCATGAAAAAAGAATTGAAAG from the Limnohabitans sp. 2KL-27 genome contains:
- a CDS encoding SDR family oxidoreductase, whose product is MPSNQTPLGALPARFRRQRVLIVGCGDVGLRTAGQLGAPQSQRVRLMALTSSPERVRLLRACGITPLLGNLDDAASLKRLAGIAHRVIHLAPPPTDRRGASERDPRSLALVQALRLRSPPHALVYGSTTGVYGDCGGRRVDETRTANPHTPRAQRRVDAENLMRFLGRSGVRVSVLRIPGIYAPDRDGGTPRERLIKGTPVLVAKEDVYTNHIHADDLARACAAALWRGKPQRVVNVTDDTDLKMGDYFDLAASLYGLPKPPRISRLDANTALPLMLLSFMSESRRLDNTRMKKELKVRLHYPHVRDGLSPQGALFSVAR